Part of the Burkholderia humptydooensis genome, AAACCCAAGAAATACAGCACCGACAGCGCCAATGCGAACGCCGTCCTGTCCGCTCAACTGCAGTACATCTTCTCGGTATCGCGCATCGCGCATTACCTGAAGGCGATGATGCGCGACAAGATCGGCAGCTTCGCGTCCGCGCAGAACGTCGAAACGTTCCTCAATCGCTGGATCTCGCAGTACGTGCTGCTCGACGACGACGCGACCCAGGAACAGAAAGCGCAGTTCCCGCTGCGCGAGGCCTCCGTACAAGTGTCAGAGATTCCGGGCAAGCCGGGTGCGTATCGTTCGGTCGCGTTCTTGCGTCCGCACTTCCAGCTCGACGAGTTGTCGATTTCTCTGCGCCTTGTCGCTGATCTGCCCAAACCGGCAAATTCATGAGCGAGCTGAGATCGCCCGGGCGGGCCGCCCGGGTAGGACGTTAAAACCACCTCTTTGGGGAGTCGAAAGACCATGTTACACATGCATCTGAAGTTCGGTAATCCGGCCATCAAAGGCGAGTCCGCGGACAAGGACCACGCCGGCTGGATCGAACTGAAATCCTGGGATCACTCGATCGTTCAGCCGCGTTCGGCAACCGCGTCGACCGCAGGCGGCCATACGGCAACGCGTTGCGAACACGGCGACATGGTGTTCACGAAGGAAATCGATTCGTCGAGCCCGTTGCTGTATCAGCACGCGTCGGGCGGCACCACGTTCGACGAGGTGACGATCGATTTCCTGCGCGCCGACGGCGAAGGCGAGCGCGTCAAGTATCTCGAGATCAAGCTGAAGTACGTGATCATCTCGAGCATCGCGCCGAGCGTGCAGAACGAAGGCCTGCCGATCGAGACCTTCTCGCTGAAGTACGCGGCGGTCCAGTGGAAGCAGACTCAGCAGAAGATCGGCGGCAACCAGGGCGGCAACACGCAGGGCGCCTGGAGCCTCACGAAGAACGACAAGACCTACGCGGTCTAAGTTCGACGCGGGAACGGGGCACGGTGCGTGCCCCGTTTTGCTTGGAGCCCGATGAAACGCTTCGAACCGAGCTTCCTCGACAAGCTGTTCGACGACGAACCGCATGTGCCGGCGCCAGCCGCGATGCGGCAATTGTCGCTGGAAGAGCTGAAGACCACGGTCGCGCGCGACGTCGAGGCGATCCTCAACACGCGCATCGCGCTGACCGAAGAAGATCTCGCCGCGCTGCCGGAATGCCGGCGCTCGGTGCTGACCTACGGGCTGAACGATTTCGCCGGCCTGAGCCTCGCGAGCCACTACGACCGCA contains:
- a CDS encoding Hcp family type VI secretion system effector, coding for MLHMHLKFGNPAIKGESADKDHAGWIELKSWDHSIVQPRSATASTAGGHTATRCEHGDMVFTKEIDSSSPLLYQHASGGTTFDEVTIDFLRADGEGERVKYLEIKLKYVIISSIAPSVQNEGLPIETFSLKYAAVQWKQTQQKIGGNQGGNTQGAWSLTKNDKTYAV
- the tssE gene encoding type VI secretion system baseplate subunit TssE — translated: MKRFEPSFLDKLFDDEPHVPAPAAMRQLSLEELKTTVARDVEAILNTRIALTEEDLAALPECRRSVLTYGLNDFAGLSLASHYDRTFICKSIQQAIARHEPRLQQVSVTFELNEQSTSALYFAIQALLVVHPAEEPVTFDAMLQPSTLQYSVTRSRAAKV